A DNA window from Helianthus annuus cultivar XRQ/B chromosome 15, HanXRQr2.0-SUNRISE, whole genome shotgun sequence contains the following coding sequences:
- the LOC110913087 gene encoding calcium-transporting ATPase 9, plasma membrane-type — translation MTKFTNMTPTGSSPPPPPPPADIETGVVDVQDTFDDPFDIVTTKNASTRTLRRWRQAALVLNASRRFRYTLDLRKNEEQEKRRRMIRSHAQVIRAALLFKLAGQRALVLETTVPTPSPSGGYGIALEQLVSMTRDHNIAALLQYGGVKGLSEMLKTDPDRGVPGDDNELSDRRIAFGSNTYPVKEGRSFLRFIWEALKDLTLIILIVAAAVSLVLGIKTEGFEEGWYDGGSITFAVLLVIFVTATSDFRQSLQFQNLNAEKRNIQIEITRGGRREKVSIYDVVVGDVIPLNIGDQVPADGLLIKGHSLAIDESSMTGESKIVHKDQKSPFLMSGCKVADGAGTMLVTSVGINTEWGLLMASISEDTGEETPLQVRLNGVATFIGIVGLSVALLVLAVLLARFFTGNSKNPDGTVQFVRGKTSASEAINDVIKIFTAAVTIVVVAVPEGLPLAVTLTLAYSMKKMMADKALVRRLSACETMGSATTICSDKTGTLTLNQMTVVEACVGQRKIEPPEDVLQYHTSVASLLNEGIAQNTAGSVFSSKDGAYIEVSGSPTEKAILQWGVKIGMNFDVVRSQSVLLYVSTFNSSKKRGGVALRGADSQVRIHWKGAAEIVLASCKEYLDADGSLHPTEKDMEYFKKAIEEMAARSLRCVAIAYRNYDLEDVPVDEEQLAEWNLPEDDLVLLAIVGIKDPCRPGVKNAVKICTDAGVKVRMVTGDNIQTAKAIAMECGILGSGEDATEPIIIEGKTLHEYSEKEREHASKHILVMGRSSPSHKLLLVQTLRKLGEVVAVTGDGTNDAPALHEADIGLAMGIQGTEVAKESSDVIILDDNFASVVKVVRWGRSVYANIQKFIQFQLTVNVAALVINVVAAVSSGEVPLNTVQLLWVNLIMDTLGALALATEPPTDHLMHRSPVGRREPLVTNIMWRNLIIQALYQVAVLLVLNFRGTTILNLKTDERGNAVKNTLIFNTFVLCQIFNEFNARKPEEIYVFAGVTKNHIFMGIIGTTFVLQVMIIQFLGKFTSTVRLGWNLWLVSIVIGIFSWPLAMVGKLIPVPRTPLARVFSRLYQRCIASRNR, via the exons ATGACCAAG TTCACAAATATGACTCCAACCGGAAGCAGCccccctcctcctcctcctcctgccgACATTGAAACTGGTGTCGTTGACGTCCAGGACACTTTTGATGATCCTTTCGACATCGTCACTACTAAAAATGCGTCCACTCGTACGCTCAGGCGCTGGAGG CAAGCTGCCCTTGTGCTTAATGCTTCACGACGCTTCCGATACACATTGGACTTGAGAAAGAATGAAGAGCAAGAAAAAAGGAGAAGGATGATCAGATCACATGCTCAAGTTATAAGG GCTGCATTACTATTCAAATTGGCTGGGCAACGAGCACTTG TTCTAGAGACCACGGTACCTACTCCGTCTCCAAGTGGTGGTTATGGTATTGCACTCGAGCAACTTGTTTCAATGACCAGGGATCACAACATAGCTGCTCTCCTTCAATATGGCGGG GTTAAAGGGTTATCTGAGATGTTAAAAACCGATCCAGACAGAGGAGTACCAGGAGATGACAATGAATTATCAGACCGGAGAATTGCCTTTGGATCCAATACCTATCCTGTGAAAGAAGGACGAAGCTTCTTG AGGTTCATCTGGGAAGCTTTGAAAGATTTAACCCTTATTATATTAATAGTAGCTGCTGCAGTATCACTTGTGCTAGGAATAAAGACAGAG GGTTTTGAAGAAGGATGGTATGACGGAGGAAGCATTACATTTGCTGTTCTTCTCGTTATTTTTGTGACTG CAACGAGTGATTTTAGACAGTCCCTGCAGTTTCAGAATCTGAATGCAGAAAAGCGGAATATACAGATAGAG ATAACTCGAGGTGGGAGAAGAGAGAAGGTTTCGATATATGACGTCGTTGTTGGGGATGTAATACCTCTTAATATAGGTGATCAG GTCCCTGCTGATGGTCTCCTTATAAAGGGTCACTCTCTAGCCATTGATGAATCTAGCATGACTGGCGAAAGCAAGATT GTGCACAAGGATCAAAAATCACCTTTTCTGATGTCTGGCTGCAAGGTAGCAGATGGCGCTGGAACTATGCTG GTGACTAGTGTGGGAATAAATACCGAATGGGGATTGTTGATGGCAAGCATATCCGAAGATACTGGAGAAGAAACCCCCTTGCAG GTACGCTTGAATGGTGTTGCAACATTTATAGGTATAGTTGGGCTCTCAGTTGCATTACTCGTGTTGGCTGTCCTTTTGGCTAG GTTCTTCACTGGTAACTCAAAAAACCCTGATGGGACTGTCCAGTTTGTCCGTGGAAAAACTAGTGCTAGTGAAGCGATCAATGATGTCATAAAGATCTTCACTGCTGCA GTCACGATTGTAGTTGTTGCAGTTCCCGAAGGGCTTCCATTGGCTGTTACACTGAC GTTAGCATActcgatgaagaagatgatggcaGACAAGGCCCTG GTCCGCAGACTCTCGGCATGTGAAACTATGGGCTCTGCAACCACTATCTGCAGTGATAAAACTGGAACATTAACCCTGAATCAG ATGACCGTCGTTGAGGCCTGTGTTGGGCAAAGGAAAATTGAGCCTCCTGAAGATGTATTGCAATATCATACAAGTGTTGCATCTTTGTTAAATGAGGGGATTGCACAGAACACAGCAGGAAGTGTTTTCTCCTCCAAG GATGGTGCATATATAGAGGTTTCCGGATCTCCAACAGAAAAGGCTATTCTCCAATGGGGTGTCAAG ATTGGGATGAACTTTGATGTTGTCAGATCACAGTCTGTCCTCCTATATGTCTCTACTTTTAACTCTTCAAAGAAGCGAGGTGGAGTTGCATTACGAGGG GCTGACTCTCAAGTTCGCATACATTGGAAGGGAGCAGCTGAAATCGTATTGGCATCATGTAAAGAATATCTTGATGCAGATGGTTCATTGCATCCCACTGAGAAGGATATG GAATATTTTAAGAAAGCTATAGAAGAAATGGCTGCAAGGAGTTTGCGATGTGTTGCTATTGCATATCGAAACTATGATCTAGAAGATGTTCCTGTGGACGAAGAGCAGCTGGCAGAATGGAATTTGCCTGAAGATGACCTTGTTCTGCTTGCGATTGTGGGTATAAAG GATCCGTGTCGTCCAGGTGTAAAAAATGCAGTAAAAATATGTACGGATGCCGGTGTGAAG GTTCGGATGGTCACTGGGGATAATATTCAAACAGCAAAAGCAATTGCGATGGAGTGTGGCATACTTGGTTCAGGTGAAGATGCAACAGAGCCAATTATTATAGAGGGAAAGACACTCCATGAGTATTCAGAGAAAGAGAGAGAACATGCTTCCAAACATATATTG GTGATGGGAAGGTCTTCCCCTAGTCATAAGCTATTGCTTGTGCAAACACTTCGTAAGCTTGGGGAAGTTGTTGCTGTAACTGGAGATGGAACAAATGATGCTCCTGCACTTCATGAG GCTGATATAGGTCTTGCCATGGGCATTCAAGGAACTGAAGTTGCAAAAGAAAGCTCTGATGTCATCATATTGGATGATAATTTTGCTTCAGTTGTAAAG GTTGTCCGTTGGGGTCGCTCTGTGTATGCAAATATTCAGAAGTTTATCCAGTTCCAGCTTACAGTTAATGTTGCAGCACTGGTGATAAATGTCGTAGCAGCAGTCTCCTCTGGAGAAGTACCTTTAAACACTGTGCAG CTTCTTTGGGTTAATCTGATCATGGACACCCTTGGAGCATTGGCATTGGCAACCGAACCTCCAACGGATCATCTTATGCACAGATCTCCTGTTGGCCGAAG GGAACCTCTAGTGACGAATATCATGTGGAGGAACTTAATTATACAG GCTTTATATCAAGTTGCAGTTCTCCTTGTCCTCAACTTTCGTGGAACGACTATTCTCAACTTAAAAACCGATGAAAGGGGAAATGCTGTGAAGAACACCTTGATATTCAATACATTTGTCTTGTGTCAA ATATTCAATGAGTTCAATGCTCGGAAGCCAgaagaaatatatgtgtttgcTGGAGTGAccaaaaaccatatttttatggGAATAATAGGAACAACCTTTGTGCTTCAGGTGATGATTATCCAATTCCTTGGGAAGTTTACATCAACAGTTAGACTTGGTTGGAACTTATGGCTTGTGTCTATTGTTATTGGGATTTTCAG TTGGCCTCTTGCAATGGTGGGAAAGCTCATCCCAGTTCCACGGACTCCCTTGGCCAGGGTTTTCAGCAGACTGTATCAACGTTGCATTGCTTCTCGTAACCGATGA
- the LOC110913089 gene encoding LOW QUALITY PROTEIN: GATA transcription factor 24 (The sequence of the model RefSeq protein was modified relative to this genomic sequence to represent the inferred CDS: substituted 1 base at 1 genomic stop codon) — protein sequence MEEIQPAVDGDADPGNMSDNHNGLLLLFARGSIEDTNQLTLSFQGQVYVFDSVSPEKVQAVLLLLGGRTSMPYTSLNHHQNNRVXVQLIIVYCCFLLYQLLLVFFYQDLSSTPRRLASLMRFREKRKERNFEKKIRYTVRKEVALRMQRNKGQFTSSKPVHEDSTSAATSWDSNQSWHSDGNGFQHQETVCRHCGVNEKSTPMMRKGPDGPKTLCNACGLMWANKGSSRDLSKAAVGKKQ from the exons ATGGAGGAGATTCAACCGGCGGTGGATG GTGACGCTGATCCGGGGAACATGTCAGATAACCATAatggattattattattattcgctCGTGGCAGCATTGAGGATACAAACCAGCTTACACTCTCTTTCCAGGGTCAGGTTTACGTATTTGATTCAGTATCTCCTGAGAAG GTTCAAGCAGTACTACTATTACTAGGTGGGCGTACAAGCATGCCTTATACGTCTTTAAACCATCACCAGAATAACAGGGTATGAGTACAACTTATTATAGTTTACTGCTGTTTTCTTCTTTACCAACTGCTTTTAGTTTTCTTTTACCAGGATCTGTCCAGTACTCCCCGGAGGTTGGCCTCACTGATGAGATTTCGTGAAAAGAGGAAAGAGAGGAATTTTGAGAAGAAAATTCGTTATACTGTTCGCAAGGAAGTGGCCCTCAG AATGCAACGGAATAAAGGGCAGTTTACTTCTTCAAAGCCTGTTCATGAGGATTCTACCTCCGCAGCTACAAGCTGGGACTCAAATCAAAGTTGGCATTCGGACGGTAATGGTTTCCAGCATCAAGAAACtgt CTGTCGGCATTGTGGTGTGAATGAGAAATCTACTCCAATGATGCGCAAGGGACCGGATGGACCTAAAACCCTTTGTAATGCATGTGGCTTGATGTGGGCGAATAAG GGAAGTTCAAGGGATTTGTCCAAGGCAGCTGTTGGAAAGAAGCAATGA
- the LOC110914670 gene encoding uncharacterized protein LOC110914670, with protein MRQRRWVELLNDHDCEICYHLGKANVVADALSRKNSCKGYSLSPTRNDLENCIHEAQYASVNEGSLSLEIRGGVEEDLVSKSDAPQTHPLHLSAFLLTLSLFYIKSDPFQSIFIWFSLSLLSGPFAPPSLTAGDIRVGLGPTLQPIVEETDGEEPGWEKIIAAVPGRSKAACMKRVADLKKDFRSSKAASQA; from the exons atgcgtcaacgtcgttgggtagAATTGTTAAACGACCATGACTGCGAAATTTGCTACCATCTaggtaaagcgaatgtagtagccgacgcgcTTAGTCGTAAAAACTCATGTAAAGGGTATTCGTTGTCTCCAACTCGTAACGATCTTGAAAACTGCATTCATGAAGCTCAATATGCCTCTGTTAACGAGGGTAGTCTCTCCCTCGAGATACGAGGTGGTGTGGAAGAAGATCTTGTGTCTAAATCCGATG CTCCACAAACCCACCCTCTTCATCTCTCTGCATTCCTCTTAACCCTCTCTCTCTTCTACATCAAATCCGACCCATTTCAATCCATCTTCATCTGGTTCTCATTATCCCTCCTCAGCGGCCCTTTCGCCCCACCATCTCTCACCGCCGGCGACATCCGCGTCGGCCTGGGCCCCACTCTCCAGCCC ATTGTTGAAGAAACTGATGGTGAAGAACCCGGTTGGGAGAAGATTATTGCTGCTGTTCCGGGGAGGTCGAAAGCGGCTTGTATGAAAAGGGTTGCTGATCTTAAGAAGGATTTTAGGAGTTCGAAAGCTGCTTCGCAGGCTTGA
- the LOC110913088 gene encoding uncharacterized membrane protein At1g16860, producing the protein MGSRFPSHQLSNGLYVSGRPEQPKERAPTMTSSAMVYTGGDIKKSGELGKMFDINTTDASKARKSGPITGPSRTGSFASHSGPIPNAAAARSSYSASGPVNKSNSGPLNKHGEPIKKSSGPQSGGVTPVNRQNSGPLPPLLPTTGLITSGPISSGPLNSSAAQRKFSGPLDSKGSSKLHGVHNQAVTTLTKDDDYSFNKGFPKIILWSMILLFMMGFIAGGFILGAVHNAILLVVVVVLFIIVAALFTWNTCYGRQSIIGFIARYPDAELRTAKDGQYVKVSGVVTCGNVPLESAFQKVPRCVYTCTSLYEYRGWDSNPTHRRFSWGLRSSERHVVDFYISDFQSGLRALVKTGYGARVTPYVDESVVVEVNPLNKDMSPDFTRWLGERSLANNDRVMRLKEGYIKEGSTVSVMGVVQRNENVLMIVPSEEAFTTGCQWTKCMLPGSLEGIVLRCEDASKVDVIPV; encoded by the exons aTGGGTTCCAGGTTCCCGTCTCATCAGCTGAGTAATGGGCTTTACGTCTCTGGGCGCCCCGAGCAGCCAAAAGAAAGAGCTCCAACAATGACTTCTTCAGCTATGGTTTATACCGGCGGCGACATCAAAAAGTCAGGGGAGCTGGGAAAGATGTTTGATATTAATACTACTGACGCCTCCAAGGCCAGGAAGTCTGGCCCCATAACCGGTCCTTCTAGAACCGGATCTTTTGCTTCACATTCGGGGCCAATACCCAATGCTGCTGCTGCTAGGTCTAGCTACTCTGCATCAGGCCCTGTCAACAAGTCAAATTCGGGTCCCTTAAATAAGCATGGTGAGCCCATAAAGAAGTCATCTGGTCCTCAGTCTGGTGGAGTCACACCTGTGAACCGCCAAAATTCGGGTCCTCTGCCACCTCTTCTGCCTACAACTGGCCTGATTACATCTGGTCCGATCTCTTCGGGCCCCCTCAATTCATCCGCGGCTCAACGCAAGTTTTCTGGTCCTCTAGACTCCAAGGGTTCATCGAAACTACATGGTGTTCACAATCAAGCGGTCACTACTCTTACCAAAGACGACGATTATTCTTTCAACAAGGGTTTCCCTAAGATAATTTTGTGGTCCATGATTTTGCTGTTCATGATGGGATTTATTGCTGGTGGTTTTATTCTTGGGGCGGTCCACAATGCTATCCTTTTGGTCGTGGTGGTGGTTCTTTTCATCATTGTTGCCGCATTGTTCACTTGGAATACTTGTTATGGCAGACAATCTATTATTGGTTTTATTGCCCGTTATCCCGATGCTGAACTCAGAACTGCAAAAGATGGCCAATATGTCAAGGTTTCTGGG GTGGTGACATGTGGAAACGTACCTCTAGAGTCAGCCTTCCAGAAGGTTCCGAGATGTGTGTATACTTGTACGAGCTTATACGAGTATCGAGGATGGGACTCCAACCCTACACATCGTAGGTTCAGCTGGGGACTCAGGTCATCAGAA AGGCATGTGGTGGATTTCTACATATCGGATTTCCAATCTGGATTGAGAGCATTGGTAAAGACAGGGTATGGAGCAAGGGTGACCCCTTATGTGGACGAATCTGTGGTTGTTGAAGTCAACCCTTTGAATAAAGACATGTCCCCAGACTTCACAAGGTGGCTCGGGGAGAGAAGCCTGGCAAACAATGATCGCGTCATGAGATTGAAAGAAGG GTACATCAAGGAAGGGAGCACGGTAAGCGTGATGGGAGTGGTGCAGAGGAATGAGAATGTGCTAATGATAGTACCTTCAGAAGAAGCATTCACAACAGGGTGCCAATGGACAAAGTGTATGCTGCCAGGAAGCCTGGAGGGGATAGTCTTGAGATGTGAAGATGCGTCGAAAGTGGATGTCATACCCGTGTAG